The Leptospiraceae bacterium genome has a segment encoding these proteins:
- the nuoL gene encoding NADH-quinone oxidoreductase subunit L, with product MTELNIIEYSLLGWILLPPLLGSLINGILHISNIHKEEKPKTLSSLIAIVASGLTFILSVFAFFELIKHPEGSILKHKLWDWIFAGDYQISFSLQFDALTAVMLLFITFVATVIHIYSVGYMHEDEGFIKYFSYLNLFLFSMLTLVLGDNLVVLFIGWEGVGLCSYLLISFWYSDEEKAEAGKKAFITNRIGDAGYLVGVFILYNVVGTVTFTELLQKKEILSSIATLVGIALFIGATGKSAQIPLYVWLPDAMAGPTPVSALIHAATMVTAGVYLVARMSFLYELSPLASTVVATTGILTALFSATIAIAQYDIKKILAYSTVSQLGFMFLGVGVGAHNAGIFHVMTHAFFKALLFLGAGSVIHALHHEQDIRKMGGLLKKIPITGWTFLIAWLAIAGIPPLSGFFSKDEILWKAISIENPLVPWLPNFYFTIGIITAFLTAFYMTRLVVFTFFGEYRGSKPHFHPHREEHEHKHDHEIKEYPIMYIPLIVLAFFSVIAGFLGVPHALGGHNYIEEFLSPVVVIKQGHHVPHEWEIPLMILSVLVAVVGILFAFYVFLWKEKVSEAFVHRFPQIRYFLNNKYFVDEIYEALILKPIRGFANFVSFRTVDMLIIDGFVNNVGNVIYSLGRFLKILHNGKVQTYVVLMYLGFVLLLYLLLIQN from the coding sequence TTACCTCCTTTATTGGGTTCATTGATAAATGGCATATTACACATATCAAACATTCATAAAGAAGAAAAACCAAAAACCCTTAGTTCACTAATTGCGATAGTTGCATCAGGTTTGACGTTTATTTTGAGTGTTTTTGCCTTTTTTGAGCTCATCAAGCATCCTGAGGGCTCAATCCTAAAACACAAATTGTGGGATTGGATTTTTGCGGGTGATTACCAAATCTCATTTTCTTTACAATTTGATGCATTAACTGCAGTGATGTTATTATTCATTACCTTCGTTGCAACCGTCATTCACATCTATTCTGTTGGATACATGCATGAGGATGAAGGATTCATTAAGTATTTTTCTTATTTGAATTTGTTTTTATTTTCAATGCTTACTTTAGTTCTCGGTGATAACTTAGTTGTTTTGTTTATTGGATGGGAGGGGGTTGGACTTTGTTCTTATTTATTGATTTCTTTTTGGTACTCGGATGAAGAAAAAGCTGAAGCAGGGAAGAAAGCCTTCATCACAAACCGGATCGGAGATGCAGGTTATTTAGTAGGAGTCTTTATTTTATATAACGTAGTTGGAACCGTAACCTTCACGGAACTTCTTCAGAAAAAAGAAATTTTGTCTTCAATCGCTACTCTTGTGGGTATAGCGTTATTCATTGGTGCAACAGGAAAATCTGCTCAAATTCCTTTGTATGTTTGGTTGCCTGATGCTATGGCCGGTCCTACTCCTGTGTCTGCATTAATCCATGCTGCAACTATGGTTACAGCTGGGGTTTATTTAGTTGCCAGAATGAGTTTTCTTTATGAATTGTCTCCATTAGCATCTACTGTTGTTGCAACAACAGGAATACTCACAGCATTATTTTCTGCCACCATTGCCATCGCTCAGTATGACATCAAAAAGATATTAGCTTATTCCACGGTTTCACAATTAGGATTTATGTTTTTGGGAGTAGGAGTAGGTGCACATAATGCAGGTATCTTTCATGTAATGACTCATGCATTTTTTAAAGCTTTATTGTTTTTGGGAGCTGGATCAGTAATTCATGCACTACATCATGAACAAGACATTCGCAAAATGGGGGGACTATTGAAAAAAATACCCATAACTGGTTGGACCTTTCTGATTGCATGGCTGGCAATTGCAGGTATTCCTCCACTATCGGGATTTTTCAGTAAAGACGAAATCCTTTGGAAAGCCATTTCCATTGAAAATCCTCTCGTTCCTTGGCTTCCGAATTTTTATTTTACAATTGGGATTATCACAGCTTTCTTGACAGCCTTTTATATGACTCGCTTAGTAGTTTTTACCTTTTTTGGAGAATATAGAGGTAGCAAGCCACACTTTCACCCACATCGCGAAGAGCATGAACATAAGCACGACCACGAAATCAAAGAATATCCCATCATGTATATACCCCTAATTGTGTTAGCTTTTTTTTCTGTGATTGCTGGCTTTTTGGGAGTTCCTCATGCTTTGGGTGGGCACAATTATATCGAAGAATTTTTATCTCCAGTAGTGGTTATTAAACAAGGACATCATGTTCCACATGAATGGGAAATCCCTTTGATGATTCTTTCTGTTTTGGTGGCAGTTGTTGGAATTTTATTCGCATTCTATGTATTTCTCTGGAAGGAAAAAGTTTCAGAAGCTTTTGTTCATAGATTCCCACAAATTCGATATTTTCTTAATAATAAATATTTCGTTGATGAGATTTACGAAGCTCTTATTTTAAAGCCCATAAGGGGTTTTGCTAATTTTGTTTCTTTTAGAACTGTTGATATGCTCATCATTGATGGTTTTGTAAATAATGTGGGAAATGTAATTTATAGTTTAGGAAGATTTTTGAAGATTCTTCATAATGGTAAAGTTCAAACTTACGTAGTGCTTATGTATTTGGGTTTTGTCCTTTTGTTGTATTTATTATTAATACAGAATTGA